In Euphorbia lathyris chromosome 9, ddEupLath1.1, whole genome shotgun sequence, the following are encoded in one genomic region:
- the LOC136207226 gene encoding agamous-like MADS-box protein AGL80, translated as MRKKVKLAFIENNSARKATFKKRKKGLLKKLSELKTLCDIPAYAIIYSPYDSRPEVWPSEYGVHEVVSHLRRMPEMEQSKKMLNQQSFLRQRINKALEQLRKQKKDNREMEVTQAMFHSLTGQSLIYLNMLDLTDLRWIIDQNLIKIIMRIENLTVNNSYAGAASVAVVETSVAEGGAEGTVVVAEPPETVGFDVNGESVQRQPWTFTDLVNPPNQFQFGGGAITGGGEEMLPPFSDQNEDHLWSSDFFRYGGM; from the coding sequence atgagaaagaaggtGAAACTTGCTTTCATAGAAAACAATTCAGCCAGAAAAGCAACAttcaagaagaggaagaagggtCTATTGAAGAAGTTAAGTGAATTAAAAACACTTTGTGATATTCCGGCGTATGCAATAATATACAGCCCTTATGATTCTCGGCCGGAGGTTTGGCCGTCGGAGTACGGTGTTCACGAAGTTGTTTCTCACCTCAGAAGGATGCCGGAGATGGAGCAAAGCAAGAAAATGCTTAACCAGCAGAGCTTTCTCCGGCAACGAATCAACAAAGCACTTGAGCAGCTGAGGAAGCAGAAAAAGGATAACCGGGAAATGGAGGTAACTCAGGCGATGTTCCATAGTCTCACCGGACAAAGCTTGATTTATCTGAACATGCTCGATTTGACTGATCTTCGATGGATAATTGATCAAAACTTGATCAAGATAATCATGAGAATTGAAAACCTAACGGTTAATAATTCTTATGCGGGAGCTGCATCTGTTGCGGTGGTGGAAACTTCGGTGGCTGAAGGCGGTGCAGAAGGGACGGTGGTGGTGGCTGAGCCGCCAGAGACGGTGGGATTTGATGTGAATGGGGAGAGTGTGCAGAGGCAACCATGGACGTTTACGGATTTGGTTAACCCTCCAAACCAATTCCAGTTTGGTGGTGGCGCCATCACGGGTGGTGGAGAAGAGATGTTGCCGCCGTTTTCTGATCAGAACGAGGATCATCTCTGGTCCAGTGATTTCTTTCGATATGGTGGAATGTGA